Sequence from the Deltaproteobacteria bacterium genome:
TGGCCTGACATCCGCAAGGCCCTTAAAAAAGGCCAGGAGCTCCTGGTTCAGGTCACCAAAGAGGCGTCGGGGAGCAAAGGCGCGGCGCTGACCACCTTTATCTTTCTTGCCGGCCGGTACATCGTTCTCTCCCCCGGCCAGGAGCATGTGGGCGTTTCCCGCCAGATCGAGAACGAGGACGAACGCCAGCGCCTTAAGGCAATCATTGAAGACCTGCCTGACAAGGAGGGTTTCGGGTGTATCGTGCGCACTGTGGCCCAGGGACGCAACAAACGGGAAATAACCCGGGACTTAAGTCACATGCTTCGGCTCTGGGAGGAAATACGCCGCAAGGTTCCCGAGCTGCCTTCACCTTCACTGGTTCATAAGGAACACGACCTGGCCTTACGGACCATCCGGGATTACTTTACGCCTGAAATCAAGGAAATTCTGATTGACGATTCCGAGGTCTATGGCAATGCCCGTGAATTTATGAAAGTCGTCTCTCCCCGCCATCAGAATCTCATCAAGCGCTATAAAGAAAAAAGGCCCATCTTTTCCAAATATCAGATCGAGGAACAGATTCAGGCGGTCTTCTCTCGCGAGGTCAGGCTCAAGTCCGGGGGCTCCATCGTTATTAATCCGACCGAGGCCCTGGTGGCTATTGATGTCAATTCAGGCCGATCCACCAAAGAAACCAAGCTGGAGGACACAGCCTTCAAGACCAACCTGGAGGCGGCGGAGGAGATATGCCGCCAGCTGCGGCTGCGCGATCTGGGCGGTCTGATTGTCATAGATTTTATTGATATGCGGGAAAGCGCCCACCTTAGGGAAGTCGAAAAAACCTTGCGGAATGAATCCAAGAAAGATAAGGCCAGGATCGCCCTGGGCCGCATCTCCAAATTCGGTCTGCTGGAACTGTCCCGGCAGCGCCTCCGCCCTCCCATTGAACATGGCACCTATCTTACCTGTGAGGTCTGCGGCGGGCGGGGGGTGGTTCGTTCTCCCGAGGCGACAGCCCTGGCGGTCATGCGAACCATTACTCAAAAAATTTCCAAGGGACGCCTGGGAAAGGTCCAGGGACGCCTGTATCCTACGGTGGCCGATTACCTTCTGAATCGAAAGCGCCAGGAGCTTTTGGACCTTGAAGACCGGTTTAAGGTGAGCATTGAGCTGAAAGGGCATCCTGAGGTTCTGCCAGAACAGATGGACCTGAAGTTTATCCGGCGAGAATCCGAGACCGAAGAGCCTGGATCGGCCATTGAGTCGTGATACAGTTGTTACGAAAACCGCTCGCCGCCATCCTGATGGCGCTATTTCTCCCCTGGTGTTTCGCTCCTGCTTTCGCTGGCGTAAACAAAACCGAGCAGGCCCTTCTTTCTCCACCCGACCAATACCTGCGACGAGTGGTTATCGAGGTCCATGACCCCTCAGGTAAGCCTGTCAAAGGGATCAAGGCTGAAGTGAGTTCCATCCTCGGCCGACTTCTGGTTGAAGAGAGTGAGTTCATCTCCGATCCGCATGGTCAAATCCGCTTTCAGATTCAACCCGTAATCGAGGAGCCGATGGCCGGTCACATGGTTCAGGACCGATTTCTCTTTTATCGGTCCGCATTCAAATACCGGCTGACCAAGCCAGATTTCATCAGCCAGCAGGGCGAGATCAAAGACGTGCAGGAGTTCGCCGCCTTTCAGGACCTGCTTTACCGCGTCCTCGACCGGGAGCCGACCCAGGAGCCTCTCATCGTACCGGTGACCCTTTATGCTTATCAGGGCTATCTGTCTTCGGCCCAGAACGCCTTCGCCTGGTCCAAGTCTGATCATCAAAGGTTCAAAGATCTTGTTGACACCCTGAAAAAGAACGGGCAGAAACATGACTTCACCCTGCCGCTTGCTTCCATTGCTTTTCCCTCGGGGCCTGAGGCCGTTTTTAAGCTGCGTTTGATCTTCGATCCGCATTTTGACCCAACCGAAATGGGCCTTCTTAGCGCGGGCGTTGTTCTTTTCCGTGGTCCCTTTCTAACCGCCCTGTCGGCCCTTAAAAGCTACTTAACCCCTGCAGACCGAATCAAGACGATTCGGATCGCTATCCTGGCTCATTTTCAAAGCAGGTCCGATCCCAGGGCCCGCTCTATTGCTCAGGTTTTCGTGTTTCGTCTTCCCATGACCCACGTCCCTTTGATTCTGAATAAAGGCAACACACCACCCTTCCCCCTTGAATCGCTGGAAATAAAAGTAAACGGTCAAACCCTGAACCTAAGCCAGGAACTGAACCGAGTGGCAAGGGAAAGGAGTTCAGGCAACCCCTCTTAGCTAAATTGCCTTCAAGACTCATTCCGCTGGATACTCTTTCATGTTGAGGTGGACCCATGAATGATAAGCAAATAACCTTGACCAATATAGCCGGGATTACGGTCGGTCATGCAA
This genomic interval carries:
- a CDS encoding Rne/Rng family ribonuclease; its protein translation is MKKMLINASDSEEYRIAIVEDGHLEEVYTDSSIKEQVRGNIYKGVIVNIESGLQAAFIDFGAERNGFLQINDIHPEYYQQEPPKRGWPDIRKALKKGQELLVQVTKEASGSKGAALTTFIFLAGRYIVLSPGQEHVGVSRQIENEDERQRLKAIIEDLPDKEGFGCIVRTVAQGRNKREITRDLSHMLRLWEEIRRKVPELPSPSLVHKEHDLALRTIRDYFTPEIKEILIDDSEVYGNAREFMKVVSPRHQNLIKRYKEKRPIFSKYQIEEQIQAVFSREVRLKSGGSIVINPTEALVAIDVNSGRSTKETKLEDTAFKTNLEAAEEICRQLRLRDLGGLIVIDFIDMRESAHLREVEKTLRNESKKDKARIALGRISKFGLLELSRQRLRPPIEHGTYLTCEVCGGRGVVRSPEATALAVMRTITQKISKGRLGKVQGRLYPTVADYLLNRKRQELLDLEDRFKVSIELKGHPEVLPEQMDLKFIRRESETEEPGSAIES